In one Streptomyces venezuelae genomic region, the following are encoded:
- a CDS encoding ABC transporter permease has product MTAPLHDTPADADPTQDVAPAVDAGVKKVEGRSLKQIAWNRLKRDKVALAGGITVLLLVLVAIFAPLIVNLLGHDPNGFHQDQLDELTGLPKGALGGVSGDFLFGVEPNKGRDVFSRIVYGARISLLVAFLAAIVAVALGTLFGIIAGYFGGWIDALISRVMDVLLSFPQLLFIISLVSVLPDDLLGLQGTSVRVAILVMVIGFFGWPYVGRIVRGQTLSLREREYVEAARSLGGGKRHILFRELLPNLVAPITVYATLMIPTNILTEAALSFLGAGVKPPTASWGGMLRDALKTYEHDPMFMVFPGVTIFITVLAFNLFGDGLRDALDPKGTR; this is encoded by the coding sequence ATGACGGCACCATTGCATGACACACCTGCGGACGCGGACCCGACCCAGGACGTCGCCCCCGCAGTTGATGCAGGGGTGAAAAAGGTCGAGGGTCGGTCCCTCAAGCAGATCGCCTGGAACCGCCTGAAGCGGGACAAGGTCGCCCTGGCGGGCGGCATCACCGTGCTGCTCCTGGTGCTGGTCGCCATCTTCGCGCCCCTGATCGTGAACCTGCTGGGCCACGACCCCAACGGCTTCCACCAGGACCAGCTCGACGAGCTGACCGGCCTCCCCAAGGGCGCCCTCGGCGGCGTCAGCGGCGACTTCCTCTTCGGAGTCGAGCCCAACAAGGGCCGCGACGTCTTCAGCCGCATCGTCTACGGCGCGCGGATCTCGCTCCTCGTGGCGTTCCTCGCGGCCATCGTGGCCGTGGCGCTCGGCACCCTCTTCGGGATCATCGCCGGCTACTTCGGCGGCTGGATCGACGCCCTGATCAGCCGCGTGATGGACGTGCTGCTCTCGTTCCCGCAGCTGCTCTTCATCATCTCGCTGGTCTCCGTGCTCCCCGACGACCTGCTCGGCCTGCAGGGCACCAGCGTGCGCGTCGCGATCCTCGTCATGGTCATCGGCTTCTTCGGCTGGCCGTACGTCGGGCGCATCGTCCGCGGCCAGACGCTCTCGCTCCGTGAGCGCGAGTACGTGGAGGCGGCCCGCAGTCTCGGCGGCGGCAAGCGGCACATCCTGTTCCGCGAACTGCTCCCCAACCTGGTCGCCCCCATCACCGTCTACGCGACGCTGATGATCCCGACCAACATCCTCACGGAGGCGGCCCTCAGCTTCCTCGGCGCCGGCGTCAAGCCGCCGACGGCCTCGTGGGGCGGCATGCTGCGCGACGCGCTCAAGACGTACGAGCACGACCCGATGTTCATGGTCTTCCCGGGCGTCACGATCTTCATCACCGTCCTGGCCTTCAACCTCTTCGGCGACGGGCTGCGTGACGCGCTCGACCCGAAGGGGACGCGCTAG
- a CDS encoding ABC transporter substrate-binding protein, protein MPTGSTKRRLTSGAALVVAALVTTTACGGGDGGDSDSKGAGYNAALNKIANPSKKKGGTLKMVGKQDLDSADPQRAYYGMTWDFMRFYTRQLVTYDTKPGKAGTKLVPDLATSTAKISDDGKTYTYKLRDGLTWEDGSKLTSKDVKYGIERAWATDTITGGPGYIRQTLDPKTKYKGPYKDKGGLDAIETPDDQTIIFKLPKRNGDFEQFLAMPTGSPVKEAKDTKAKYTQRPFSSGPYKFQEYKSNKKIVLVRNDKWKKSSDPIRAALPDKIDVTISANQEENDKKLMEGDFDLDINGTGMTQSGRVSAVTDHRGNVDNMHTSFVRYVALIHNAKPFDNVHCRKAVFYATDFASIQQTRGGKVAAGDIANSTFPVAIPGYSKYDPYGVLERKGKPDVAKAKDELKQCGKPSGFTTKLTARSNNPGEVDAAEALQQALDKVGIKVQVDSLDGADTSSITGSPSVVKKRGYGMTMSGWGPDFPSGQGYAQPLFDSRFLNPTGNYNESQIKDKKVDALFDKAIAETDPAAAGEVYKELDKKILDQADWMPFLYEKNITWRGSRLTNAYMSDGYNGRYDYASLGVVK, encoded by the coding sequence ATGCCCACAGGTTCCACGAAACGACGGCTCACCAGCGGTGCGGCCCTCGTCGTCGCGGCGCTGGTGACCACCACGGCGTGCGGCGGCGGTGACGGTGGCGACAGCGACTCGAAGGGTGCCGGCTACAACGCGGCGCTGAACAAGATCGCCAACCCTTCGAAGAAGAAGGGAGGCACGCTGAAGATGGTCGGCAAGCAGGACCTGGACTCCGCCGACCCGCAGCGCGCCTACTACGGCATGACGTGGGACTTCATGCGCTTCTACACCCGGCAGCTGGTGACCTACGACACCAAGCCGGGCAAGGCGGGCACGAAGCTGGTCCCGGACCTCGCCACCTCCACGGCGAAGATCTCCGACGACGGCAAGACCTACACGTACAAGCTGCGTGACGGCCTCACGTGGGAGGACGGCTCCAAGCTGACCTCCAAGGACGTCAAGTACGGCATCGAGCGCGCCTGGGCGACGGACACCATCACCGGTGGCCCCGGCTACATCCGCCAGACGCTCGACCCCAAGACGAAGTACAAGGGTCCCTACAAGGACAAGGGCGGCCTCGACGCGATCGAGACCCCCGACGACCAGACGATCATCTTCAAGCTGCCCAAGCGCAACGGTGACTTCGAGCAGTTCCTGGCCATGCCCACCGGTTCGCCGGTGAAGGAGGCCAAGGACACGAAGGCCAAGTACACGCAGCGACCGTTCTCCTCGGGGCCGTACAAGTTCCAGGAGTACAAGTCCAACAAGAAGATCGTTCTGGTCCGCAACGACAAGTGGAAGAAGTCCTCGGACCCGATCCGCGCCGCGCTGCCCGACAAGATCGACGTGACGATCTCCGCCAACCAGGAGGAGAACGACAAGAAGCTGATGGAGGGGGACTTCGACCTCGACATCAACGGCACGGGCATGACCCAGTCCGGCCGCGTCAGCGCCGTCACGGACCACCGCGGCAACGTCGACAACATGCACACGTCCTTCGTGCGCTACGTCGCGCTGATCCACAACGCCAAGCCGTTCGACAACGTGCACTGCCGCAAGGCCGTGTTCTACGCGACCGACTTCGCGAGCATCCAGCAGACCCGCGGCGGCAAGGTCGCGGCCGGTGACATCGCCAACAGCACCTTCCCGGTGGCGATCCCCGGCTACAGCAAGTACGACCCGTACGGGGTGCTGGAGCGCAAGGGCAAGCCCGACGTCGCCAAGGCCAAGGACGAGCTGAAGCAGTGCGGCAAGCCGAGCGGCTTCACCACCAAGCTCACCGCCCGCAGCAACAACCCGGGTGAGGTCGACGCCGCCGAGGCGCTGCAGCAGGCCCTCGACAAGGTCGGCATCAAGGTCCAGGTCGACTCCCTCGACGGCGCCGACACCTCCAGCATCACCGGCTCGCCCTCCGTCGTGAAGAAGCGCGGCTACGGCATGACGATGAGCGGCTGGGGCCCGGACTTCCCGTCCGGCCAGGGCTATGCGCAGCCGCTGTTCGACAGCCGCTTCCTGAACCCGACCGGTAACTACAACGAGTCGCAGATCAAGGACAAGAAGGTCGACGCGCTCTTCGACAAGGCGATCGCGGAGACCGACCCGGCCGCGGCGGGCGAGGTCTACAAGGAGCTCGACAAGAAGATCCTCGACCAGGCCGACTGGATGCCGTTCCTCTACGAGAAGAACATCACCTGGCGCGGGTCGCGGCTGACCAACGCCTACATGTCCGACGGCTACAACGGTCGTTACGACTACGCCTCGCTCGGCGTCGTCAAGTAA
- a CDS encoding enhanced serine sensitivity protein SseB C-terminal domain-containing protein: protein MSASGTAAGDGASPGRAESRARGKFEQLLRQVTPGRYDAYEALLRALAADQVWMLLWHGQAGSPDAQYGNMEVEGLGYAPCVTSAQELSASGWNRSYEVVRGIDIARTLYPDHYGIWLNPHAPGGGVGIPWLDLRRIATGLDLLPAGPLRLTEPSIEIPQFYALLTQNAHRTPVVRSLRRAWVQPALGAPYLAIGLDVYDTSPPSVDAVRTMMRQSIPAVPEGLPVSTVAMSDDYDPVAMWLRANARPFYDREAQAAPAPAGGYGYPAQY from the coding sequence GTGAGTGCGTCGGGCACGGCCGCGGGCGATGGGGCCTCCCCTGGGCGAGCGGAGTCGAGAGCTCGGGGAAAGTTCGAGCAGTTGCTGCGCCAGGTGACGCCGGGGCGTTACGACGCGTACGAGGCACTGCTGCGCGCGCTCGCCGCCGACCAGGTGTGGATGCTGCTCTGGCACGGCCAGGCCGGCTCTCCCGACGCCCAGTACGGCAACATGGAAGTGGAGGGGCTCGGCTACGCACCGTGTGTGACCTCCGCCCAGGAGCTCTCCGCCAGCGGCTGGAACCGTAGCTACGAGGTGGTGCGGGGCATCGACATCGCCCGCACCCTCTACCCCGACCACTACGGCATCTGGCTGAACCCGCACGCCCCCGGCGGCGGCGTCGGCATCCCCTGGCTGGATCTGCGCCGCATCGCCACGGGCCTGGACCTGCTGCCCGCCGGCCCGCTCAGGCTCACCGAGCCGAGCATCGAAATCCCCCAGTTCTACGCCCTGTTGACGCAGAACGCCCACCGCACCCCCGTCGTCCGCTCGCTGCGCCGCGCGTGGGTGCAGCCCGCCCTCGGGGCGCCTTATCTGGCCATCGGCCTCGACGTGTACGACACGTCGCCGCCGTCGGTCGACGCGGTGCGCACGATGATGCGCCAGTCCATCCCCGCCGTCCCCGAGGGCCTGCCCGTCTCGACGGTCGCGATGTCCGACGATTACGACCCGGTCGCGATGTGGCTACGGGCCAACGCCAGGCCGTTCTACGACCGCGAGGCCCAGGCGGCCCCCGCCCCCGCGGGCGGATACGGCTACCCCGCGCAGTACTGA
- a CDS encoding ABC transporter permease, protein MLAYLIRRLIAVIIMVLVVLLATFTVFFMLPKWAGQDIAVLFAGKATGAEQIEGIRTKLGLDDPLLVQFWDFVKGIPMGRDYVNGSDVTHCPAPCFGYSFRTEAPVWETLKEALPVTLALAAGACVLWLAAGVATGVVSALKRGTFWDRSAMTIALGGVSLPVFFTGMIAMGIFVHQLGWVKIADSLSTDDSAGVWLQTMILPWIVLAFLNAAMYARLTRATMLEVLGEDYIRTARAKGLGEATVIRKHALRSAMTPILTVFGLDLGVLLGGAVLTESTFNLPGLGLEAVRAISSKDLPVILGVTLFAALAIAVANLVVDLMYAVIDPRVRLG, encoded by the coding sequence GTGCTTGCTTATCTCATCCGGCGCCTGATCGCCGTAATCATCATGGTGCTGGTCGTACTGCTCGCGACCTTCACCGTCTTCTTCATGCTGCCCAAGTGGGCGGGACAGGACATCGCAGTCCTCTTCGCCGGCAAGGCCACCGGAGCCGAGCAGATCGAAGGCATCCGGACCAAACTGGGACTCGACGACCCGCTGCTCGTGCAGTTCTGGGACTTCGTCAAGGGCATCCCGATGGGGCGCGACTACGTCAACGGCAGTGACGTCACGCACTGCCCGGCGCCCTGCTTCGGCTACTCCTTCCGTACCGAGGCCCCCGTCTGGGAGACCCTCAAGGAAGCCCTGCCCGTCACCCTCGCGCTCGCCGCCGGTGCCTGTGTCCTCTGGCTCGCCGCCGGTGTCGCCACCGGTGTCGTCTCCGCGCTCAAGCGGGGCACGTTCTGGGACCGCTCCGCGATGACCATCGCCCTCGGCGGTGTCTCGCTCCCCGTCTTCTTCACCGGCATGATCGCGATGGGCATCTTCGTCCACCAGCTCGGGTGGGTGAAGATCGCGGACAGCCTCAGTACCGACGACTCGGCGGGCGTCTGGCTCCAGACGATGATCCTGCCCTGGATCGTCCTGGCCTTCCTCAACGCCGCGATGTACGCCCGCCTCACGAGAGCGACCATGCTCGAAGTGCTCGGCGAGGACTACATCCGCACCGCCCGCGCCAAGGGGCTCGGCGAGGCCACCGTCATCCGCAAGCACGCGCTGCGCTCCGCGATGACCCCGATCCTCACCGTCTTCGGACTCGACCTCGGCGTGCTCCTCGGCGGCGCCGTGCTCACCGAGTCCACGTTCAACCTGCCGGGGCTCGGCCTCGAAGCGGTCAGGGCCATCAGCAGCAAGGACCTGCCCGTCATTCTCGGCGTGACCCTGTTTGCGGCGCTCGCGATCGCCGTGGCCAACCTCGTCGTCGACCTTATGTACGCCGTCATCGACCCGCGAGTGAGGCTGGGATGA
- a CDS encoding AAA family ATPase, whose product MGRPITVRSRTSLYATSTGVALPKVLPKVLPKALSKALPEQALAPAAESCGRLPVAVVRDLRQRAGHGPRRLTFGEGDLIVVSGLPGGGKSTLMRQAVTGPRIDSQDTRDRWSRRMPRLLPYAAYRPLVRLAHYASLRRALRSGASVVVHDCGTQAWVRRWLAREAARRGTALHLLVLDVPVDTALRGQHERGRGVSRYAFARHRRTVGRLVAATERGELPRGCRSAVLLDRAAAQDLRVIAFDR is encoded by the coding sequence ATGGGGAGGCCGATCACGGTGCGCAGCAGGACGAGTCTCTATGCCACTTCCACGGGGGTGGCGCTGCCCAAGGTGCTGCCCAAGGTGCTGCCCAAGGCGCTGTCGAAGGCGCTGCCCGAGCAGGCCCTGGCCCCGGCCGCGGAGAGCTGCGGCCGGCTCCCCGTCGCCGTCGTCCGCGACCTGCGGCAGCGGGCCGGCCACGGCCCGCGCCGCCTCACGTTCGGCGAGGGCGACCTGATCGTCGTCTCCGGGCTGCCCGGCGGCGGAAAATCGACCCTCATGCGGCAGGCCGTCACCGGCCCGCGCATCGACTCCCAGGACACCCGCGACCGCTGGTCCCGCCGCATGCCGAGGCTGCTGCCCTACGCGGCGTACCGCCCCCTGGTCCGCCTCGCGCACTACGCATCGCTGCGCCGCGCCCTGCGCTCCGGGGCGAGTGTCGTCGTGCACGACTGCGGCACCCAGGCCTGGGTGCGCCGCTGGCTCGCCCGTGAGGCGGCCCGCCGCGGCACGGCCCTGCACCTCCTGGTGCTCGACGTCCCGGTGGACACCGCGCTGCGCGGCCAGCACGAGCGCGGCCGCGGCGTCTCCCGGTACGCGTTCGCACGCCACCGCAGGACGGTCGGCCGCCTCGTCGCCGCCACCGAGCGCGGCGAGCTGCCCCGCGGCTGCCGCTCCGCGGTGCTCCTCGACCGCGCGGCCGCGCAGGACCTCCGGGTGATCGCCTTCGACCGGTGA
- the gcvT gene encoding glycine cleavage system aminomethyltransferase GcvT yields the protein MSTAPRLTALDAVHRALGATMTDFAGWDMPLRYASERDEHNAVRTKAGLFDLSHMGEITVSGPEAVDFLNFALVGNIGSIGVGRARYTMIVAEDGGILDDLIVYRLGEPDAPEYMVVANASNAQNVLNELSNRAEEFDVEVRDDREAYALLAVQGPESPGILKSLTDADLDGLKYYAGLPGTVAGVAALIARTGYTGEDGFELFVSPGDAEKLWGALMEAGTPVGMVPAGLSCRDTLRLEAGMPLYGHELTAGLTPFDAGLGRVVKFEKTSHSDSFLGRAALAAAAERAETAPPRKLVGLIAEGRRVPRAGFPVVADGKVIGEVTSGAPSPTLGKPIAMAYVDAEHATPGTEGVGVDIRGTHEPYEVVALPFYKRQK from the coding sequence ATGAGCACTGCCCCCCGTCTGACCGCCCTCGACGCCGTGCACCGTGCGCTCGGCGCGACCATGACCGACTTCGCGGGCTGGGACATGCCGCTGCGGTACGCCAGCGAGCGCGACGAGCACAACGCCGTGCGCACCAAGGCGGGCCTCTTCGACCTGTCGCACATGGGCGAGATCACCGTCAGCGGCCCCGAGGCCGTGGACTTCCTGAACTTCGCGCTGGTCGGCAACATCGGCTCCATCGGCGTCGGCCGCGCCCGCTACACCATGATCGTCGCCGAGGACGGCGGCATCCTCGACGACCTGATCGTCTACCGGCTCGGCGAGCCCGACGCCCCCGAGTACATGGTCGTGGCCAACGCCTCCAACGCCCAGAACGTCCTGAACGAGCTGAGCAACCGCGCCGAGGAGTTCGACGTCGAGGTCCGCGACGACCGCGAGGCGTACGCGCTGCTCGCCGTCCAGGGCCCCGAGTCCCCCGGCATCCTGAAGTCCCTCACGGACGCGGACCTGGACGGCCTGAAGTACTACGCGGGCCTGCCCGGCACCGTCGCGGGCGTCGCCGCCCTGATCGCCCGCACGGGCTACACCGGCGAGGACGGTTTCGAGCTGTTCGTCTCCCCCGGTGACGCGGAGAAGCTGTGGGGCGCGCTGATGGAGGCGGGCACGCCCGTCGGCATGGTCCCGGCCGGCCTCTCCTGCCGTGACACGCTGCGCCTGGAGGCGGGCATGCCGCTTTACGGGCACGAGCTGACCGCCGGTCTCACGCCGTTCGACGCGGGCCTCGGCCGGGTCGTGAAGTTCGAGAAGACCAGCCATTCGGACTCCTTCCTCGGGCGTGCCGCGCTCGCGGCCGCCGCCGAGCGCGCCGAGACCGCACCGCCGCGCAAGCTGGTCGGTCTGATCGCCGAGGGCCGCCGCGTCCCGCGCGCCGGTTTCCCGGTGGTCGCGGACGGCAAGGTGATCGGCGAGGTCACCTCGGGCGCCCCGTCGCCGACGCTGGGCAAGCCGATCGCGATGGCGTACGTGGACGCCGAGCACGCCACTCCCGGCACCGAGGGCGTCGGCGTGGACATCCGCGGCACCCACGAGCCCTACGAGGTCGTGGCGCTGCCGTTCTACAAGCGCCAGAAGTGA
- a CDS encoding enhanced serine sensitivity protein SseB: MDFPAQAHAHPYGGWPGNELEEVLAASLGAPGSAGGRIVEVLGRSHLWIPLPNGGGPDSGTLDLPTLEIEGQAYVPVFTSEQQFRQALGDAADRMGVTVAPAVEFARGLPPQLGIALNPDGTVGVPLPPQAVAELCRTGRTELDGPSTGGRVRLFEPDWQDDPVDFLTAAGREFEAAGVVLTARRCLAAVETDDPTLFVGVELSTWDGDARDLPMEALGRALGQVPVPWPVNLVLLDVAQDPVGDWLRAKVRPFYHRVAA; the protein is encoded by the coding sequence ATGGACTTTCCGGCGCAGGCACATGCCCATCCGTACGGCGGATGGCCGGGCAACGAACTGGAGGAGGTCCTCGCGGCCTCACTGGGCGCCCCCGGGTCGGCGGGCGGCCGCATCGTCGAGGTGCTCGGCCGCAGCCACCTCTGGATACCGCTGCCGAACGGCGGCGGCCCCGACAGCGGCACCCTGGACCTGCCGACCCTGGAGATCGAAGGACAGGCGTACGTCCCCGTCTTCACCTCCGAGCAGCAGTTCCGCCAGGCGCTCGGCGACGCGGCGGACCGGATGGGCGTCACCGTGGCACCCGCCGTGGAGTTCGCCCGCGGCCTGCCCCCGCAGCTGGGCATCGCGCTGAACCCCGACGGCACCGTCGGCGTCCCGCTGCCGCCGCAGGCCGTCGCCGAGCTCTGCAGGACCGGCCGCACCGAACTGGACGGCCCGAGCACCGGCGGCCGGGTCCGCCTCTTCGAACCGGACTGGCAGGACGACCCGGTCGACTTCCTCACCGCGGCGGGCCGCGAGTTCGAGGCCGCGGGCGTCGTCCTCACCGCGCGCCGCTGTCTGGCCGCCGTGGAGACGGACGACCCGACGCTGTTCGTCGGCGTCGAGCTGTCCACCTGGGACGGCGACGCGCGCGACCTCCCCATGGAGGCGCTCGGCAGGGCGCTCGGGCAGGTGCCGGTCCCCTGGCCGGTGAACCTGGTGCTGCTCGACGTGGCACAGGACCCGGTCGGCGACTGGCTGCGCGCGAAGGTACGGCCGTTCTACCACCGCGTCGCCGCTTAA